In the Thermodesulfovibrionales bacterium genome, TCGAATTGTTCAAGGATGTCGCTTTCGGACTCGCCCCTCTGTCAGGAGAGGATGCACTATGGCTTATAAAACAGGTTAAAGGCCACCGGCTCCTCGAGGGCTATAGAGGCAATCCCCCGGCAGACCTGCAGCGACTTGTCGGGATTATCGTCACCATCTCCGAGATGATGGCGACGGGACTCATTGAAGAGATAGATTTAAACCCGATAGCGCTCTATCCGAAAGGCGCGGTGGTACTGGACGCAAAGATGTCTGTCGTAGCTCCCGCTGCCTGAGGCCCTTATTTCTCTCTCATCCCGCGGTTTCTTTCTGCCCATAACGGATAAATCCTTTTGAATCCCGGCTCTAGCGTCAATTGCCGGGCCATTCAGGAGAGTACAAAAGTTGTATAATAAAATTATGTCTGAAGAGGCAGTCAGCATCCATTCTCTGACCAAGAAGGTTCTCTCCTACAACCCGAAAGCGGACGTAAGCCTCCTGAAGAATGCCTATGTCTTTTCGCGGGAGGCGCATTGCAGCCAGACGAGGGTTGAAGGGACGCCCTATATAGGCCATCCGCTTTCCGTGGCCGATATCCTCGCCGGCATGAAGATGGATATTGCGGCCATCGCCGCGGGTCTGCTTCATGACACCGTTGAAGACACGGGCACGTCGACAAGGGACGTGAAGGAGCTGTTCGGGAACGAGATAGCGTTTCTTGTTGATTCCCTCACAAAGC is a window encoding:
- a CDS encoding acetate--CoA ligase family protein; this translates as ELFKDVAFGLAPLSGEDALWLIKQVKGHRLLEGYRGNPPADLQRLVGIIVTISEMMATGLIEEIDLNPIALYPKGAVVLDAKMSVVAPAA